GGAAGGCGAAAAAGACACCAAAGAGGAGGAGAGATGGTGAGAAGGAGAAAAGATACAGACATAGAAGGGATGATGAAGAAAAGAGATGTAGATAAACAGAGTAGAGATACACAGAAGAAATGGAGGAGAAAGACAGTTATTCCCCAGAGTCCCCCTGTACCCATACCCTTCGTTACAGGGTGTGAGAGGCTGAGAATATTTTTCTTGGTTCTAAAGTTTTCCGATCTATTGGCACAACGTTGAGGGTGTGGCCACCTCTGGAAACCCTGACAGTGAAAAGTGATGAATTCCCAGAGTAAAATCTCTTTTTTTTCCCTGGATGGTCCCACTTTAGCTGTTGCAGTCACCAAGCTCATAGAAAGTGGCCAAGCTGTAATATGTTTCACCTATAAATGAAGTGAAAACATTCTGAAATTAATCACTTTTTCTATAAGCTTCTAAAGTTTTGTAGATGAGTATCCCTCCCCTGACACACCTCCCCTCTGTCCTTGGCTACATGTGCTATGCCCAGGTGGGGTTGGGTTGCGGGATGAGGCTGGGAGCTGTTTGGAACTAGCTTGAAGAATTTTACATTTTTCACCTGCAGCTCAAGCCATTTGTGCAATGCAACCAGTTGCCAAAGTTTTAGTTCAATAGCCAAATGTCTGCCTCCAAATAACTGGCAGGAATTTGGAACAAGGTCACAACGAGAGGCTGCCATCAGAGAACATCCCAACCTCGGTGAAAAGCCATTTCACAATCCAAAATCCTGCAGCCAGAAAGGAAGGGTTTCATGGCAGATCACAGATCAGCAAATATCGGCATTTCTTTCTGCTTTTGCGGTGATTGTGTCATCTTTGTAAAGGAACCTGATTTCACATTCTGCACTCCATGAATTGATGAGGAAGCAGCAGCTTCCCATTTCTACAGTCCCACCAGAACTCTGCACAATCCTCTCTACAATTTCCTTCAAAACTCCGTCAGGCTTTTCCCGCAGCCAAGTTGTGCCAGCCTGGTTGGCAACCACCATGCCAGCTTTCTCAGCCTCCTGGCGTAAACTGCCGGATAGATTGGACAGCTTGTACAAGAGCGGCTGGTTACAGTGAAGATACTGACCATCTCTGTAGCCTCTGCAATGAAGCTGGACCAAAAAGGAAGCACGGTCGGAGGTGGAAAACTGGAACACCTGCTCAATCCCTCCATCGATAGCCACGGGATCACGCACACTCCGCACACTATACAACCCTGCATTGCACTGATACATGTGAACCTCTTCAAAAACAAACTGGAAACACTGCGTGTCATTAGTCTTCAAATATTCGGCTAAGGAAATGAAAGTGTCATAATGAAGGCTCAGAAACAGAGGCTTATTGCATGAGAAGGGATCAAACTCAACCAGCGACAGGAGCCGAGCCCTCACACCAGAGTCAAAGCAACTGCACCCAAAGTCGTCAGTTGCCAAAACCCTTCTGATTTCCTTTGCAATGTCCTGTTTGTCCAAGTCTCTTCTACATTTTGATGTCAACTCAGTGGAGTGATAGTTCTGGACCCGTTGAAGAATGTCAGCAGTTTTCAGACAGAGCTGTGTAAATTCTGCAGCCAGCAGCTCCTGGTTTCCAAAGTTTGTTCCTTCTTCATTCACTGACAGTAAAGATTTGGGTTGAATCACTTTCAGAATTATCCTTGCTGGAAGCCCTAGGAAAAACAGATATGGACTGAAATCTCAGACAACAAAATATAAGACTGTTATCACAATTAATAACTTGTTCACTAATCTGGCAATGAATGGTAAGGGTTTCCATCTGGGTGAGGACAACAGACTGGTGTTGGATTCCTGCCCACTGTCTGCCATCTATATGCTGCTTGTGGATGAAAAGAAAtatcaactttcatttatatagcacctttaacatcgtaaaaatcccaaggagcttcacaggaacgttatcaaatgaaatttaacactgagccacaaaagacaAAACATGTAATCACAGAGATAAGtcaagtcttaaaggaggaaagagacctGGACAGGTGcagggaagggagttccaaagctTAGGACATAGTGAAAAACTGGAGCtagagaaggttacagaaatatgcagggatgaggacatggaggggctttaaaacaaggatgagaatttttaaatcaaggtgctgctagaccgggagccaatgtaggtcagtgagcacagaggaatGGGTGAACTAGATAcggacaacagagttttggatgagctcaagtttatggaatgtGTAaggtgggaagctggccaggagagtATTAGAATAGTCAATTTTGGAGGGAACTAAGGCATGATTGAGGGCATCAGCAGCAGATACACTGAGGCAGGGGCTGACACAGGCAACATTGCAGAGGTGGGagcaggcagtcttggtgatggagaggatatggggtcagaagttcAGCTCAAGGTCAATTAGAATGCCACAgttgagaacagtctggttcagcctcagacagttgccaggcagaAAGATGCAGTCttgcagttccgatgaaaggtcactgattaactgcttctctctccacagatgctgccagatctgctgagtatttccagcactttttgtttttatttcagattttcagcatctgcagtattttgcttttattatagaaagacGCAGTTGATGGTTAGGGAATGGATTTGTGCTGGGgagtgaagacaatggctttggtcttcctaatatttaatgggAGGAAACTAATGCTTATCCAGTATTTGATGTCGGACAAGTAGTTTGACAATCGAGAGACAGTGGAAGGGTCGAATGAGGTGGTGATGAGATAAGCCTGGGTGTCATTAGCTTATTTGTAGAATCTGACATtgttttttggatgatgtcaatgagaggcagcatgtaaatgagaaataggaggggcgaaggatagatccttgggggacaccagaggtaacagtgcaagaGTGGGACGAGAAACCATTGCTGGTGATTCTCTGGTCAAAACTGGATTGATAAGATTGAGACCGGATGagagtagtcccacccagctggacaatagaGGAGCCtcgaggcattggaggaagatgatgtggtcaaccgtgtcaaaggctgcagacagtatcaggctggaaatggagagagacagtataTCTTACAACTCATCTCAAGCTACTTCCTGCTGTTATTATTTCATATTGCTTTAGTAAAGTAGGCCATCTGTAGGGTTACAGCCTGCTTCTATTACATTTAATAGACAGCATTCTAATGCCTGCTTTTCAGCCTTCCCAGCACTGGTGATGATGTGCTGAGTCATCCACACTGCTATTTTGTTTTGCTGTTTTCTAAGACTGTTAAGTTtaaaaatttttatttattttattttaatgacATGATATTTACTCATCCTCCACCACACTCCAACATTTACTGCTCCTGTTTGCCCAACTCTATCCTCACTGCCACTCCCAGCTCTACCTGCATTTTTATTTGCTTTAATTCAGCTCCTACTCTAGGGAATTCCCCCTGCTGCTGAGCCCACTGAGAAGATCCACCACTTCTCCACTTTCCCCACCACCTGACTCCTGAGCCCCAATCCCTCACCCGCTGAGACCCATCAGCTGGCCCAAGTGCATCAGCACACATACCCTGCCCTTCTCACCTACTCCtgacccccactgccctccctgccACACGCCTGAATCTAAATCTACCACTCCCAATCTTCCATCTTAATTCTACTTGCAAattacaatccccatatccctccatCCCGACATGGGTGGAGTCAGGATGGGGACAGAAAGGGCAGCTGAAAGCAGAATATCTCCTCTGTAGATCTTTGAAAGAATGTAATAAAGACGTGCATTCACACAGTGCTTTTCACCACattaggacatcccaaaatgctttacagcccatCAAGTATAGGTTGGACGTCCAAAATCTGGCTGTCTGAAAACCAGACATTTTTGAAAATATACTTAGTGGTTCTTTTCTTTTCCCAACCTAATGAAGCCTCTGGCTTGTCTAATTCTCTTGAAGGTTTCAGATAGATTGTGATTTGGGAAAAAGTGGCTGATAAATGACTTCAAAACAGTGACTAAACCAATGTGGAATGAATTGTCTGTTAATTTCAAAATAGCTGTCAATCAAACACTGATTTAAACATTTCAAACACAAACATGGCTTGGCCCCTCCCTCGGACACCTGGCTTCAGACAAACTAACTGATTGTTGCAATGACATATCAAGTCGATACATGATTTCTGAGTGTGAATCAGGCTTCTAACTTTTAAAGTAGCATGCCAGAACTGATACTAAGCAAAATTTTGGACACGTTACTTCATTTGATTGCACAGTCCATCCCAAAATCCAGGAAAATCTGGCACTGTCTCAGTCTTGAGGGTACCAGATTTTGGACGTCCAAcctgtacttttaaagtgtagtcactgatgtcatGTAGAAAACACGACaggcaatttgcacatagcaagatcccagaaacagcaatgagatagtaaTTAGATGTTTTTTTCTGtaatgttgagggataaatattggctaggagacCGGGACGAAcatccctgctgttctttgaaataataccaggggattttttacatccatctgaactgGCAAACAGGCTCTCAGAGTGCTACTGCTGAGCTACAGTTGATTCAATGATTTTCGATTGTTAAAGAGAATGGAATATAGACTCTGTTTTGATAAGAGAACCATTAACAGGAGCATCACACATTTCAAAAGCTTCGTAAGGAAGCATGCAAGGAACATGCTCATTACCTTTAAAGCTGGTAACTCGCCTGACTGCTCGTGGGCGACAGTGATAAACACCTCTTCGTAGAGGAACTGCGTCAAATTCCATCGTGTCCAAGTGAGGGAAAAGGTCTCTGACAAGCTGGGCAATAAATGGGACACTCCTGCGGATGTTTTCAGCTGTTCCCTCAGTCCATAGCTCCGTCAATTCCCTAAGAATTGTAATATCCACACGGCTGTTCCTTTCCAGCCTCTGGAGACATCCAGTAATATCCAGGTTTGATACCTCAGAAGCATCTTCTTCAGCTTCAGCCAGGCAGTCCCTCAGAATGAAAAGACAGCTGTTATTGAACTGCTGTGTGAATTCGTCCCTGGGATGACTATCAGCCAGGCCACTTTGAAGAAGTTTTAACAACAATTTTGCTCGCCGTGACAGCAACAAACCTGAGGAAGGGAAGAAAGAAGAGCAGAGTCCTTCACCCCGAACAAACTTGCCAGCATCTATGATACATGGATACACAGTTGGTTCAATGGAATAAAACTCATGCTGTGCTGTGCTGCTGCCTGGTGCCTGCTGGAAACAGCCATCATGACATTATAAGCACCCAGCTGAAGGTAATGGATGGAAAGTCACAGGTTCTGAGGCTGCCATTGTGTGATCTGTGCACCTGGTGGTATTGTGGGAGGTTTAACACGTTGTACTTTCTGGTGTTACCTtgaattcagaatcacagaataatacagtgcagaagaggcccttcggctcatcgagtctgcaccgatgcattaaagacacctgacctgtctacctaatcccatttgccagcacttggcccatagccttgaatgttatgacgtgccaagtgctcatccaggtactttttaaaggatgtgaggcaacccgcctctaccaccctcccaggcagggcattccagaccgtcaccaccctcggggtaaaaaagttcttcctcaaatcccccttaaacctcctgcccctcaccttaaacttgtgacccctcataactgacccatcaactaaggggaacagctgctccctatccaccctgtccatgcccctcataatcttgtacacctcgatcaggtcacccctcagtcttctctgctccagcgaaaacaacccaagcctatccaacctctcttcatagcttaaatgtttcatcccaggcaacatcctggtgaatcgcctctgcaccccctccaatgcactcacatccttcctataatgtggcgaccagaattgcacacagtactccagctgtggccttaccaaagttctgtacaactccaacatgacctccctgcttttgtaatctatgcctcgattgataaaggcaagtgttccatatgccttttttaccaccctattaacctgcccttttgccttGAATTGAGATTACAAAATTCCCAAACGgtgcagtttccttcagtacattaAGCATCCAACTATGGCTGAGGGATCCCATTTCTATGATATATGTTCAGTTTGATCAACCATCTCACCTAGTAATTTCAACTTGACTTTGGAATCATTGAGGCATATAAGAGTAGGAGGGAATTTTGCAGGTCTTTTATTGGGTAAATTCAGTGCTCCCAACAGGCTATTAATGGGCCCTCAACAAGATAGCAAGCACAAACAGgtgggaacagagttaacgtttcaggtcaatgaccttttgtcagaactggaaaaagttagagatgtaacaggctttaagcaagtacagaagcagggaaagggcggaggggaggaaagaacaaaagggaaggcctatgatggggtggaaggcaggagagattaaatgcaaaaaggaatgatggtgcaaggcaagaggagatgggtctagaggaggtttaaatgggaaataacagaatcatcaccaacaactGCCATCTGTAAAAATAGGGGCAGaggttacggtctgaaattgttgaacgctATGTCgactctggaaggctgtaaagtgccaaattgaaaaatgaggtgctgttccttgagcttccattgagATTCATTGAAATGCTGCAGGAGTCCGAGGACAGACAGGTCAGAGTAtgagttgtggggtggggggtagaattaaaatgacaggcatccGGAAGCTCAGGAgcgtgcttgcagactgaacagaggtattctgcaaagcaatcacccaatctccttttggtctccccaatatgcaGGAGACCCCtgcaatacagtatactaaactagaagtagtacatgtaaatcactcttTCACCTGGACGGAGTATTTGGAACCCTGGAAAATGAGAAGGGAAGAGGTGAAAGGGCTTCTCACCTCCCTTCTCATTGGAGTCAACACTGCACCATCATCTCTGTagtcgtttaatctctcctgccttccatcctatcacagtccttccctttTGTCATTTCCCCTTTCCCCTGCCTCTGTGcttacttaaaacctgttatatctcaaactttttccagttctgatggaaaAGTTATCAACCAGAAACGGTAACTGTTGCACTCTCTACATACGCTGCCTGACTTGTGTttccagtatttccagcattctctgtttttattttagatttccatccTCTGTGGTATTTTGCCTCTGTAGAAATAGTAGAGAtattggtcacaatctttcaatcctcattggatacaggaatagtggcagaggactggagagtttctAATGTTattccacttttcaagaaaggacagagggataaaccaggaaacaacaggccaatcagcctaacataGGTGAAAGGGAAGTTATTAGAATCCATAATCAGGGACAAAACaaacttcaataaaagcaaaatactgcggatgctggaaatctgaaataaaaaattcagaagaagggtcactgacccgaaacgttaattctgcttctctttccacagatgctgccagacctgctgagtggttccagcactttttgtttttattacaaaacaAACTTCCACTGGAAAGgcatgagttaattaaggacagccagcatggacttgttaaaggcaaattatgcCTGACTGACTTGTTTGAATTCTTTGATGAGTTAACAGAAAAGATTTATcaaggtaatgcagtagatgtatatATTTTCTTTCAGAAGGGATTTGACAAAGTGCCGCACAGGAGGCTTGTATGGAAGATGGAGGCCCATTcaggaaagtggcagcatggatacaaaatttgctCATTTACGGGAAGCAGAAGGTGGAGGTGAATGGATGTTTCTCAGACTGGGAGATGGTTGTGGGTTTTCCCAAAGGTCAGATTTGGGTCCATTACTCCTTGCAATTTTTATAAACAATCTAGACCTGGATGTAGGAGGCagaattataaagtttgcagatgatacgaaacttggcaaAGCAGTCGATAGTGCTGAGGATAGGTATAGGATTCAGAATGactagacaggatggtgaaatgggcagaagcacaGAGGTTGGGAGGTTAGTGTGGATAAGTTTGAAGAGatgtactttgggaggactaatatagaAAGACAGTGtactaaattttttttaaatttaattcttTCACCGGAttgagtgtcactggccaggcctgcatttgttgcccatccctaaatacccttgagaagctggtggtgagctgccttcttggacctctgcagtccatctgatgtaggtacacccacagtgctgttaggaagtgagtaccaggtttttgactcagcgacagcaaTAGAAcaacggtatagttccaagtcaggatggtgtgtgacttggagtggaacttgcaggtgatggtgttcccatgcagtaggcatctgttgcccttgtccttctaggtggtagaggtcacaggtttggaaggtgctgtcaaaagagccttgcaagttactgcagtgcatcttgtacatggtacacactgttgccactgtgcgccggtggtggagggagttaatttttaaggtggtgatggggtgccgatcaagtggattgcattgtcctggatggtgtcgagcttcatgagctgcactcatacaggcaagtggagagcattccaccacactcctgacttgtgccttgtagatggtggacaggctttggggagacaggagacgagtcactcgccacagaattcctagcatcTGACTTGCTCTTGTGACCAGTAtttttggtccagttcagttttgggtcaatggtaacccccaggatgttgatagtgggggattcagcaatggtactgccattgaacatcaagaggagatggttagattctctcttgtgggagatggtcattgcctggcacttgtgtggtgcaaatgtaacttgccacttatcagcctaagcctggatattgtccaggtcttgctgcacatggacaaggagtgcttcagtatctgaggagttgcgaatggtgctgaacattgtgcaatcattagcaaacatccccacttctgacctgttgggccaaggacactaccctaaggaactcctgcagcgatgtcttgggacttagatgtttggcctccaacaatcacaaccatctttatttgcgctaggtatgactccagccagagagttttccctctgatttcaaatttgctagggctccttgatgccatattcagtcaaaagttgctttgatgtcaaaggcagtcactcttgccTTATCTCTGAAAGTcagcgcttttgtccatgtttggagcaaggctgtaatgaggtcaggagctgagttgccgtggcggaacccaaactgagcgtcagtgagcaggttattgctgtataagttctgcttgatagcactgtcgacgacaccttccatcatttgttcatgattgagagtagactgatagggcggtatttggctcattggatttgtcctgctttttgtggacagggcatacatgggcaattttccacattgtcaggtggatgccggtgctgtagctgtacaggacagcttggctaagggtgtggctagttctgaagcagaAGTCTTCATTGTTACTGCCGGATGTTGTTTgagtccatagcctttgctctatccagtaccttcagccatttcttgatatcacatggagtgaatcaaattggctgaagactgtcatctgtgatgttggggacctcaggaagcgTCTGAGATGGaagatccactcggcacttctggctgaagatggttgcaaatactccGTCATAATTGAGGATGGAATGTTTGTGCAGCGTctttctcctgttagttgtttaattgtccaacatcattcacgactggatgtggcaagactgcagagcttagatctgatctgttggttatgggatcgcttagctctgtccattgcacTACGTTCAAAGTGTAAATGAGCAAACAGACTTTGGTGTCCACATACACAAGTTCTTAAAAATGACACAGCAAGTTGAGAAGGTGTTTAGAAAAGTATATAGGTtacttcacagaattgttacagtgcagaaggaggccattcggcccatcgtgtccacaccggttctccgaaagagcaattcactcagttccattcccttccTTCTCCCtgtacccctgcactttcttccttttcataaacagtctcattcccttttgaatgcttcaattgaacctgcctccaccacactctcaagcagtgcattccagacattaaaccacttgctgcgtgaaaaagttttcctcatgtcacttttgcttcttttaccaaatactttaaatctgtggcctctcgttctcgatcctttcacgagtgggaacaggttctccctatctactctgtccagacccctcatgattttaaatacctctgtcaaatcacctctcagccttctcttctccaaggaaaacagtcctaatttctccagtctatcttcataactgaagttccccatccctggaaacattctcatgaatcttttctgtactctctccaatgccctcacgtctttcctaacatTCAAGTATTAGCTTTTCTCAGTGATaagactctcatctctgagtcagaagggttcAAGCgcccctccagagacttgagctcattATTTAGGTTGGCGctcatgtgcagtactgagggagtgctgtactgtc
The genomic region above belongs to Heterodontus francisci isolate sHetFra1 chromosome 10, sHetFra1.hap1, whole genome shotgun sequence and contains:
- the LOC137374304 gene encoding uncharacterized protein isoform X1 translates to MAQFEGIRLGGKDGDFVKSYIQSSHDVLVSAIYNIDPLLDQMIASQLLTHENYYEIRTEKIPPQKARKLLEIVQLQMNENDVWQFVECLRRCKHHYPCLKDWLASHTDIKRGPTEQKLQKQANVVCQRLGHLVTPIAMRLFSNEMISQYELDVVQRETTLYCQAQRLINICLQKGERSCQKFYEALHEEDTILAEEIDAALYENVPGFPIQPQQGTGHPPSLSSHIPAPQEETQPVSSILQDLKLKCGFDQEIQLQQIEKELVREAVTLLQLETGRGMSLNVCEFGVLLGLPRKVVQDCLLDLESAEDFHQLAAVIHIFMEKINDKERLRKKMASANGYRLLLSRRAKLLLKLLQSGLADSHPRDEFTQQFNNSCLFILRDCLAEAEEDASEVSNLDITGCLQRLERNSRVDITILRELTELWTEGTAENIRRSVPFIAQLVRDLFPHLDTMEFDAVPLRRGVYHCRPRAVRRVTSFKGLPARIILKVIQPKSLLSVNEEGTNFGNQELLAAEFTQLCLKTADILQRVQNYHSTELTSKCRRDLDKQDIAKEIRRVLATDDFGCSCFDSGVRARLLSLVEFDPFSCNKPLFLSLHYDTFISLAEYLKTNDTQCFQFVFEEVHMYQCNAGLYSVRSVRDPVAIDGGIEQVFQFSTSDRASFLVQLHCRGYRDGQYLHCNQPLLYKLSNLSGSLRQEAEKAGMVVANQAGTTWLREKPDGVLKEIVERIVQSSGGTVEMGSCCFLINSWSAECEIRFLYKDDTITAKAERNADIC
- the LOC137374304 gene encoding uncharacterized protein isoform X2; this encodes MAQFEGIRLGGKDGDFVKSYIQSSHDVLVSAIYNIDPLLDQMIASQLLTHENYYEIRTEKIPPQKARKLLEIVQLQMNENDVWQFVECLRRCKHHYPCLKDWLASHTDIKRGPTEQKLQKQANVVCQRLGHLVTPIAMRLFSNEMISQYELDVVQRETTLYCQAQRLINICLQKGERSCQKFYEALHEEDTILAEEIDGTGHPPSLSSHIPAPQEETQPVSSILQDLKLKCGFDQEIQLQQIEKELVREAVTLLQLETGRGMSLNVCEFGVLLGLPRKVVQDCLLDLESAEDFHQLAAVIHIFMEKINDKERLRKKMASANGYRLLLSRRAKLLLKLLQSGLADSHPRDEFTQQFNNSCLFILRDCLAEAEEDASEVSNLDITGCLQRLERNSRVDITILRELTELWTEGTAENIRRSVPFIAQLVRDLFPHLDTMEFDAVPLRRGVYHCRPRAVRRVTSFKGLPARIILKVIQPKSLLSVNEEGTNFGNQELLAAEFTQLCLKTADILQRVQNYHSTELTSKCRRDLDKQDIAKEIRRVLATDDFGCSCFDSGVRARLLSLVEFDPFSCNKPLFLSLHYDTFISLAEYLKTNDTQCFQFVFEEVHMYQCNAGLYSVRSVRDPVAIDGGIEQVFQFSTSDRASFLVQLHCRGYRDGQYLHCNQPLLYKLSNLSGSLRQEAEKAGMVVANQAGTTWLREKPDGVLKEIVERIVQSSGGTVEMGSCCFLINSWSAECEIRFLYKDDTITAKAERNADIC